The following are encoded in a window of Scophthalmus maximus strain ysfricsl-2021 chromosome 6, ASM2237912v1, whole genome shotgun sequence genomic DNA:
- the LOC118309071 gene encoding R3H domain-containing protein 2 isoform X6: MSVSLTTDIQQEGESGLLIEPCSRGKTSPQPQGTKEGAGEGLEPEDSASQDAQKRGPNHSHGRKRSKSNAKLKLVRSLAVCEESSGPFSNDGPPESDIIQLHISCPSDKEEEKSSKDEYENDEKEKKDKTPRKMLSRDSSQEYTDSTGIDVHEFLVNTLKNNPSRDRMMLLKLEQDILEFINDDNNQYKRFPQMTSYHRMLLHRVAAYFGMDHNVDQTGKAVIINKTGNTRIPEQRFSEHIKDERNMDFQKKFILKRDDASMDKDDNQIRVPLQDGRRSKSIEEREEEYQRVRDRIFAREVSYFLQSSQNGYINDSRGNRESSSRASSSRQSSTDSDMKCLEPRPWSSTDSDSSNRTLRPPVTKSSSFSGISILTRGDSLGSNKGSQGSCKGSRSASQSSRSLLPCPSQPPQQPQPPPQTALLPTPQQHPMGNHMIAQPVASLQPSQPVSYSSPSCPQVLLPVSPPQQYTMGEELAPQFSQMTLSRQGSSENPEPPPMYQAPPTVLSQHPPPQTAYIMATTGQPMPPPSGYQPATGHPHPPPPPPPPSQPVMQAPPPPQGYMQPPPPQQVHLSQASGIQVSYYPPGQYPSSGQQYRVPQPMSHQVSYPAQRTQPMPQPTQQSGLQTMMPSQQPSYQSMMGVQQPQNPGLLNSQRAGMGGQMQSIMVQYPQMPSYQVPVGNENQQVVQQQYQQQVMVPVSQSVQGPMPVYYSVITPTQQNSTSPSVSYLQPPSNEQYQITQSPSPCNPQQLQQQYSGVPPPGPGVMVMQLSVPNGPQPSQNPPLVQWNPCKYYSIEQRPGKPGELYKPDNTPQASTQLTSPLASPTQSPTPSPSGSVSSVCPGLGPLPLISQFPRPGGPAQGDGRYSLLGQPLQYSLCPPALLHGQSSYSSHQGQGVMKHGARGKKQTLKSASTDLGTTDVVVSRVLEVTDLPEGISRPEAEKLFNQLSMCGAKIQWLKEPPGGRGGAVGCGPCPGAGLSGPGACVGAGGVKGDGGDPAHLYTVVAVFPSTMAAQSASFKLNNSGASLFKLRAAKKNYDLRVLERASSQ; this comes from the exons ATGTCAGTGAGCCTGACAACAGACAtccagcaggagggagagagtgggctACTCATTGAGCCCTGCAGTCGAGGCAAGACCTCCCCTCAACCACAGGGCACCAAGGAGGGGGCAGGGGAGGGCCTGGAGCCTGAGGATAGCGCCTCACAGGATGCACAG aaacGAGGTCCTAACCACAGCCATGGCAGGAAAAGGTCCAAG TCTAATGCCAAACTGAAGCTGGTACGGAGTCTGGCAGTGTGTGAGGAGTCCTCTGGTCCATTCTCCAATGATGGACCTCCAGAATCG GATATCATCCAGCTTCACATCAGCTGTCCGTCAgacaaggaagaggagaagtCCTCAAAGGACGAGTATGAAAatgatgagaaggagaagaaggataAGACTCCGCGAAAGATGCTCTCGCGTG ACTCCAGTCAGGAATACACTGATTCCACGGGCATTGATGTTCACGAGTTTCTGGtcaacacactgaaaaacaatcCCAG CAGGGATCGAATGATGCTGCTCAAACTAGAACAAGATATCCTGGAGTTCATTAATGATGACAA CAACCAGTATAAGAGGTTTCCCCAGATGACTTCTTATCACCGTATGCTGCTGCACCGCGTGGCTGCCTACTTCGGCATGGACCACAATGTGGATCAGACGGGCAAGGCCGTCATCATCAACAAGACGGGCAACACACGCAT ccCTGAGCAAAGGTTCTCTGAACACATCAAGGATGAACGTAATATGGACTTTCAGAAGAAATTCATCCTTAAGAGAGATGATGCCAGCATGGACAAGGATGATAATCAG ATCCGTGTGCCACTGCAGGACGGACGGCGTAGCAAGTCCATTgaagagcgagaggaggagtATCAGCGAGTACGAGACCGGATCTTTGCCCGAGAA GTGTCCTATTTTTTACAGTCCTCTCAAAACGGATACATCAACGACAGCAG AGGGAATCGCGAGAGCTCCAGCCGGGCATCTAGCAGTCGTCAAAGCAGCACAGACAGTGACATGAAGTGCCTGGAGCCACGGCCCTGGAGCAGCACCGACTCGGACAGCTCCAACCGCACCCTCCGGCCACCCGTCACTAAGTCCAGCAGCTTCTCTGGCATATCCATCCTTACCAGAGGGGACAGCCTTGGCAGCAACAAAGGTTCACAGGGAAGCTGCAAAGGCTCTCGTTCCG CCTCCCAGTCCAGCCGTAGCCTGCTTCCCTGCCCATCACAGCCACCACAGCAGCCCCAGCCACCGCCTCAGACTGCCCTGCTGCCCACCCCACAGCAACACCCCATGGGTAACCATATGATTGCTCAG CCGGTGGCGTCTCTGCAGCCCTCTCAGCCTGTCTCCTACTCCAGCCCCTCCTGCCCCCAGGTTCTCCTGCCAGTTTCTCCTCCCCAGCAGTACACAATG GGAGAAGAGCTGGCTCCCCAGTTCAGCCAGATGACACTGAGTCGGCAGGGGTCCAGTGAGAACCCTGAGCCTCCCCCTATGTATCAGGCTCCACCCACGGTGCTGTCCCAGCACCCACCTCCTCAGACCGCTTATATCATGGCTACCACGGGTCAGCCTATGCCGCCTCCGTCTGGGTACCAGCCTGCAACTGGACACCCtcaccccccacctccaccaccacctccatcgCAGCCGGTGATGCAGGCTCCACCGCCCCCGCAAGGCTACATGCAGCCCCCTCCACCGCAACAGGTACACCTCTCGCAGGCATCAGGC ATACAGGTGTCATACTACCCCCCTGGTCAATACCCCAGCTCAGGCCAGCAGTACCGTGTGCCCCAGCCCATGTCTCACCAGGTGTCTTATCCTGCCCAGCGCACACAACCTATGCCTCAGCCCACACAGCAGTCAG GTCTCCAGACGATGATGCCCAGCCAGCAGCCGAGCTACCAGAGCATGATGGGTGTGCAGCAGCCCCAAAACCCTGGTCTGCTCAATTCCCAGAGGGCAGGCATGGGAGGACAGATGCAAAGCATAATGGTCCAGTACCCACAGATGCCATCATATCAG GTGCCCGTGGGAAACGAGAATCAGCaggtggtgcagcagcagtaCCAGCAGCAGGTGATGGTACCAGTCAGCCAGTCTGTCCAGGGGCCCATGCCTGTCTACTACAGTGTTATCACACCCACACAGCAGAATAGCACAAG CCCGTCAGTCAGTTATCTGCAGCCCCCCAGCAATGAGCAGTATCAAATCACACAGTCACCATCCCCCTGCAACCCtcagcagttgcagcagcaaTATTCAG GAGTTCCCCCTCCTGGGCCTGGGGTGATGGTCATGCAGCTCAGCGTCCCCAATGGGCCACAGCCTTCCCAGAATCCTCCTCTGGTCCAGTGGAACCCATGCAAATACTATAGCATAGAGCAGAGACCCGGCAAGCCAGGAGAGCTCTACAAACCTGACAACACtccacag GCCAGTACCCAGCTGACAAGTCCCCTGGCCTCCCCCACTCAGTCTCCCACCCCATCTCCCTCTGGCAGTGTCAGCAGCGTCTGTCCAGGCCTCGGACCATTACCCCTCATTTCCCAGTTTCCCCGGCCTGGAGGACCAGCCCAAG GTGATGGGCGCTACTCTCTGCTGGGGCAGCCTCTCCAATACAGCCTCTGTCCGCCAGCCCTCCTACATGGCCAGTCCTCCTACAGCTCCCATCAG GGCCAAGGAGTAATGAAACACGGGGCGcgaggaaagaaacaaacactcaaGTCTGCATCAACAGACCTCGGCACCACTGATGTTG TGGTGAGCCGAGTACTGGAGGTAACGGACCTGCCAGAGGGGATCTCACGTCCAGAGGCCGAGAAGCTCTTCAACCAGCTGTCGATGTGCGGTGCCAAGATCCAGTGGCTGAAGGAGCCACCTGGGGGCCGGGGGGGAGCGGTGGGCTGCGGCCCCTGTCCCGGCGCCGGTCTGTCGGGGCCTGGTGCCTGTGTGGGAGCCGGAGGAGTGAAGGGTGACGGCGGCGACCCAGCTCACCTCTACACGGTGGTGGCGGTGTTCCCCAGCACCATGGCCGCCCAGAGTGCTTCCTTCAAACTCAACAACAGCGGAGCCAGCCTCTTTAAACTGAGGGCAGCCAAAAAGAACTATGACCTGCGTGTGCTCGAGAGAGCCAGTTCTCagtga
- the LOC118309071 gene encoding R3H domain-containing protein 2 isoform X13, with protein MSVSLTTDIQQEGESGLLIEPCSRGKTSPQPQGTKEGAGEGLEPEDSASQDAQKRGPNHSHGRKRSKSNAKLKLVRSLAVCEESSGPFSNDGPPESDIIQLHISCPSDKEEEKSSKDEYENDEKEKKDKTPRKMLSRDSSQEYTDSTGIDVHEFLVNTLKNNPRDRMMLLKLEQDILEFINDDNNQYKRFPQMTSYHRMLLHRVAAYFGMDHNVDQTGKAVIINKTGNTRIPEQRFSEHIKDERNMDFQKKFILKRDDASMDKDDNQIRVPLQDGRRSKSIEEREEEYQRVRDRIFARESSQNGYINDSRGNRESSSRASSSRQSSTDSDMKCLEPRPWSSTDSDSSNRTLRPPVTKSSSFSGISILTRGDSLGSNKGSQGSCKGSRSASQSSRSLLPCPSQPPQQPQPPPQTALLPTPQQHPMGNHMIAQPVASLQPSQPVSYSSPSCPQVLLPVSPPQQYTMGEELAPQFSQMTLSRQGSSENPEPPPMYQAPPTVLSQHPPPQTAYIMATTGQPMPPPSGYQPATGHPHPPPPPPPPSQPVMQAPPPPQGYMQPPPPQQIQVSYYPPGQYPSSGQQYRVPQPMSHQVSYPAQRTQPMPQPTQQSGLQTMMPSQQPSYQSMMGVQQPQNPGLLNSQRAGMGGQMQSIMVQYPQMPSYQVPVGNENQQVVQQQYQQQVMVPVSQSVQGPMPVYYSVITPTQQNSTSPSVSYLQPPSNEQYQITQSPSPCNPQQLQQQYSGVPPPGPGVMVMQLSVPNGPQPSQNPPLVQWNPCKYYSIEQRPGKPGELYKPDNTPQASTQLTSPLASPTQSPTPSPSGSVSSVCPGLGPLPLISQFPRPGGPAQGDGRYSLLGQPLQYSLCPPALLHGQSSYSSHQGQGVMKHGARGKKQTLKSASTDLGTTDVVVSRVLEVTDLPEGISRPEAEKLFNQLSMCGAKIQWLKEPPGGRGGAVGCGPCPGAGLSGPGACVGAGGVKGDGGDPAHLYTVVAVFPSTMAAQSASFKLNNSGASLFKLRAAKKNYDLRVLERASSQ; from the exons ATGTCAGTGAGCCTGACAACAGACAtccagcaggagggagagagtgggctACTCATTGAGCCCTGCAGTCGAGGCAAGACCTCCCCTCAACCACAGGGCACCAAGGAGGGGGCAGGGGAGGGCCTGGAGCCTGAGGATAGCGCCTCACAGGATGCACAG aaacGAGGTCCTAACCACAGCCATGGCAGGAAAAGGTCCAAG TCTAATGCCAAACTGAAGCTGGTACGGAGTCTGGCAGTGTGTGAGGAGTCCTCTGGTCCATTCTCCAATGATGGACCTCCAGAATCG GATATCATCCAGCTTCACATCAGCTGTCCGTCAgacaaggaagaggagaagtCCTCAAAGGACGAGTATGAAAatgatgagaaggagaagaaggataAGACTCCGCGAAAGATGCTCTCGCGTG ACTCCAGTCAGGAATACACTGATTCCACGGGCATTGATGTTCACGAGTTTCTGGtcaacacactgaaaaacaatcCCAG GGATCGAATGATGCTGCTCAAACTAGAACAAGATATCCTGGAGTTCATTAATGATGACAA CAACCAGTATAAGAGGTTTCCCCAGATGACTTCTTATCACCGTATGCTGCTGCACCGCGTGGCTGCCTACTTCGGCATGGACCACAATGTGGATCAGACGGGCAAGGCCGTCATCATCAACAAGACGGGCAACACACGCAT ccCTGAGCAAAGGTTCTCTGAACACATCAAGGATGAACGTAATATGGACTTTCAGAAGAAATTCATCCTTAAGAGAGATGATGCCAGCATGGACAAGGATGATAATCAG ATCCGTGTGCCACTGCAGGACGGACGGCGTAGCAAGTCCATTgaagagcgagaggaggagtATCAGCGAGTACGAGACCGGATCTTTGCCCGAGAA TCCTCTCAAAACGGATACATCAACGACAGCAG AGGGAATCGCGAGAGCTCCAGCCGGGCATCTAGCAGTCGTCAAAGCAGCACAGACAGTGACATGAAGTGCCTGGAGCCACGGCCCTGGAGCAGCACCGACTCGGACAGCTCCAACCGCACCCTCCGGCCACCCGTCACTAAGTCCAGCAGCTTCTCTGGCATATCCATCCTTACCAGAGGGGACAGCCTTGGCAGCAACAAAGGTTCACAGGGAAGCTGCAAAGGCTCTCGTTCCG CCTCCCAGTCCAGCCGTAGCCTGCTTCCCTGCCCATCACAGCCACCACAGCAGCCCCAGCCACCGCCTCAGACTGCCCTGCTGCCCACCCCACAGCAACACCCCATGGGTAACCATATGATTGCTCAG CCGGTGGCGTCTCTGCAGCCCTCTCAGCCTGTCTCCTACTCCAGCCCCTCCTGCCCCCAGGTTCTCCTGCCAGTTTCTCCTCCCCAGCAGTACACAATG GGAGAAGAGCTGGCTCCCCAGTTCAGCCAGATGACACTGAGTCGGCAGGGGTCCAGTGAGAACCCTGAGCCTCCCCCTATGTATCAGGCTCCACCCACGGTGCTGTCCCAGCACCCACCTCCTCAGACCGCTTATATCATGGCTACCACGGGTCAGCCTATGCCGCCTCCGTCTGGGTACCAGCCTGCAACTGGACACCCtcaccccccacctccaccaccacctccatcgCAGCCGGTGATGCAGGCTCCACCGCCCCCGCAAGGCTACATGCAGCCCCCTCCACCGCAACAG ATACAGGTGTCATACTACCCCCCTGGTCAATACCCCAGCTCAGGCCAGCAGTACCGTGTGCCCCAGCCCATGTCTCACCAGGTGTCTTATCCTGCCCAGCGCACACAACCTATGCCTCAGCCCACACAGCAGTCAG GTCTCCAGACGATGATGCCCAGCCAGCAGCCGAGCTACCAGAGCATGATGGGTGTGCAGCAGCCCCAAAACCCTGGTCTGCTCAATTCCCAGAGGGCAGGCATGGGAGGACAGATGCAAAGCATAATGGTCCAGTACCCACAGATGCCATCATATCAG GTGCCCGTGGGAAACGAGAATCAGCaggtggtgcagcagcagtaCCAGCAGCAGGTGATGGTACCAGTCAGCCAGTCTGTCCAGGGGCCCATGCCTGTCTACTACAGTGTTATCACACCCACACAGCAGAATAGCACAAG CCCGTCAGTCAGTTATCTGCAGCCCCCCAGCAATGAGCAGTATCAAATCACACAGTCACCATCCCCCTGCAACCCtcagcagttgcagcagcaaTATTCAG GAGTTCCCCCTCCTGGGCCTGGGGTGATGGTCATGCAGCTCAGCGTCCCCAATGGGCCACAGCCTTCCCAGAATCCTCCTCTGGTCCAGTGGAACCCATGCAAATACTATAGCATAGAGCAGAGACCCGGCAAGCCAGGAGAGCTCTACAAACCTGACAACACtccacag GCCAGTACCCAGCTGACAAGTCCCCTGGCCTCCCCCACTCAGTCTCCCACCCCATCTCCCTCTGGCAGTGTCAGCAGCGTCTGTCCAGGCCTCGGACCATTACCCCTCATTTCCCAGTTTCCCCGGCCTGGAGGACCAGCCCAAG GTGATGGGCGCTACTCTCTGCTGGGGCAGCCTCTCCAATACAGCCTCTGTCCGCCAGCCCTCCTACATGGCCAGTCCTCCTACAGCTCCCATCAG GGCCAAGGAGTAATGAAACACGGGGCGcgaggaaagaaacaaacactcaaGTCTGCATCAACAGACCTCGGCACCACTGATGTTG TGGTGAGCCGAGTACTGGAGGTAACGGACCTGCCAGAGGGGATCTCACGTCCAGAGGCCGAGAAGCTCTTCAACCAGCTGTCGATGTGCGGTGCCAAGATCCAGTGGCTGAAGGAGCCACCTGGGGGCCGGGGGGGAGCGGTGGGCTGCGGCCCCTGTCCCGGCGCCGGTCTGTCGGGGCCTGGTGCCTGTGTGGGAGCCGGAGGAGTGAAGGGTGACGGCGGCGACCCAGCTCACCTCTACACGGTGGTGGCGGTGTTCCCCAGCACCATGGCCGCCCAGAGTGCTTCCTTCAAACTCAACAACAGCGGAGCCAGCCTCTTTAAACTGAGGGCAGCCAAAAAGAACTATGACCTGCGTGTGCTCGAGAGAGCCAGTTCTCagtga
- the LOC118309071 gene encoding R3H domain-containing protein 2 isoform X11: MSVSLTTDIQQEGESGLLIEPCSRGKTSPQPQGTKEGAGEGLEPEDSASQDAQKRGPNHSHGRKRSKSNAKLKLVRSLAVCEESSGPFSNDGPPESDIIQLHISCPSDKEEEKSSKDEYENDEKEKKDKTPRKMLSRDSSQEYTDSTGIDVHEFLVNTLKNNPRDRMMLLKLEQDILEFINDDNNQYKRFPQMTSYHRMLLHRVAAYFGMDHNVDQTGKAVIINKTGNTRIPEQRFSEHIKDERNMDFQKKFILKRDDASMDKDDNQIRVPLQDGRRSKSIEEREEEYQRVRDRIFAREVSYFLQSSQNGYINDSRLSTEGYCSSSQKRRQIFRGNRESSSRASSSRQSSTDSDMKCLEPRPWSSTDSDSSNRTLRPPVTKSSSFSGISILTRGDSLGSNKGSQGSCKGSRSASQSSRSLLPCPSQPPQQPQPPPQTALLPTPQQHPMGNHMIAQPVASLQPSQPVSYSSPSCPQVLLPVSPPQQYTMGEELAPQFSQMTLSRQGSSENPEPPPMYQAPPTVLSQHPPPQTAYIMATTGQPMPPPSGYQPATGHPHPPPPPPPPSQPVMQAPPPPQGYMQPPPPQQIQVSYYPPGQYPSSGQQYRVPQPMSHQVSYPAQRTQPMPQPTQQSGLQTMMPSQQPSYQSMMGVQQPQNPGLLNSQRAGMGGQMQSIMVQYPQMPSYQVPVGNENQQVVQQQYQQQVMVPVSQSVQGPMPVYYSVITPTQQNSTSPSVSYLQPPSNEQYQITQSPSPCNPQQLQQQYSGVPPPGPGVMVMQLSVPNGPQPSQNPPLVQWNPCKYYSIEQRPGKPGELYKPDNTPQASTQLTSPLASPTQSPTPSPSGSVSSVCPGLGPLPLISQFPRPGGPAQGDGRYSLLGQPLQYSLCPPALLHGQSSYSSHQGQGVMKHGARGKKQTLKSASTDLGTTDVVVSRVLEVTDLPEGISRPEAEKLFNQLSMCGAKIQWLKEPPGGRGGAVGCGPCPGAGLSGPGACVGAGGVKGDGGDPAHLYTVVAVFPSTMAAQSASFKLNNSGASLFKLRAAKKNYDLRVLERASSQ, translated from the exons ATGTCAGTGAGCCTGACAACAGACAtccagcaggagggagagagtgggctACTCATTGAGCCCTGCAGTCGAGGCAAGACCTCCCCTCAACCACAGGGCACCAAGGAGGGGGCAGGGGAGGGCCTGGAGCCTGAGGATAGCGCCTCACAGGATGCACAG aaacGAGGTCCTAACCACAGCCATGGCAGGAAAAGGTCCAAG TCTAATGCCAAACTGAAGCTGGTACGGAGTCTGGCAGTGTGTGAGGAGTCCTCTGGTCCATTCTCCAATGATGGACCTCCAGAATCG GATATCATCCAGCTTCACATCAGCTGTCCGTCAgacaaggaagaggagaagtCCTCAAAGGACGAGTATGAAAatgatgagaaggagaagaaggataAGACTCCGCGAAAGATGCTCTCGCGTG ACTCCAGTCAGGAATACACTGATTCCACGGGCATTGATGTTCACGAGTTTCTGGtcaacacactgaaaaacaatcCCAG GGATCGAATGATGCTGCTCAAACTAGAACAAGATATCCTGGAGTTCATTAATGATGACAA CAACCAGTATAAGAGGTTTCCCCAGATGACTTCTTATCACCGTATGCTGCTGCACCGCGTGGCTGCCTACTTCGGCATGGACCACAATGTGGATCAGACGGGCAAGGCCGTCATCATCAACAAGACGGGCAACACACGCAT ccCTGAGCAAAGGTTCTCTGAACACATCAAGGATGAACGTAATATGGACTTTCAGAAGAAATTCATCCTTAAGAGAGATGATGCCAGCATGGACAAGGATGATAATCAG ATCCGTGTGCCACTGCAGGACGGACGGCGTAGCAAGTCCATTgaagagcgagaggaggagtATCAGCGAGTACGAGACCGGATCTTTGCCCGAGAA GTGTCCTATTTTTTACAGTCCTCTCAAAACGGATACATCAACGACAGCAG ACTTTCCACTGAGGGCTACTGCTCTAGCTCTCAAAAGAGGAGGCAGATCTTTAG AGGGAATCGCGAGAGCTCCAGCCGGGCATCTAGCAGTCGTCAAAGCAGCACAGACAGTGACATGAAGTGCCTGGAGCCACGGCCCTGGAGCAGCACCGACTCGGACAGCTCCAACCGCACCCTCCGGCCACCCGTCACTAAGTCCAGCAGCTTCTCTGGCATATCCATCCTTACCAGAGGGGACAGCCTTGGCAGCAACAAAGGTTCACAGGGAAGCTGCAAAGGCTCTCGTTCCG CCTCCCAGTCCAGCCGTAGCCTGCTTCCCTGCCCATCACAGCCACCACAGCAGCCCCAGCCACCGCCTCAGACTGCCCTGCTGCCCACCCCACAGCAACACCCCATGGGTAACCATATGATTGCTCAG CCGGTGGCGTCTCTGCAGCCCTCTCAGCCTGTCTCCTACTCCAGCCCCTCCTGCCCCCAGGTTCTCCTGCCAGTTTCTCCTCCCCAGCAGTACACAATG GGAGAAGAGCTGGCTCCCCAGTTCAGCCAGATGACACTGAGTCGGCAGGGGTCCAGTGAGAACCCTGAGCCTCCCCCTATGTATCAGGCTCCACCCACGGTGCTGTCCCAGCACCCACCTCCTCAGACCGCTTATATCATGGCTACCACGGGTCAGCCTATGCCGCCTCCGTCTGGGTACCAGCCTGCAACTGGACACCCtcaccccccacctccaccaccacctccatcgCAGCCGGTGATGCAGGCTCCACCGCCCCCGCAAGGCTACATGCAGCCCCCTCCACCGCAACAG ATACAGGTGTCATACTACCCCCCTGGTCAATACCCCAGCTCAGGCCAGCAGTACCGTGTGCCCCAGCCCATGTCTCACCAGGTGTCTTATCCTGCCCAGCGCACACAACCTATGCCTCAGCCCACACAGCAGTCAG GTCTCCAGACGATGATGCCCAGCCAGCAGCCGAGCTACCAGAGCATGATGGGTGTGCAGCAGCCCCAAAACCCTGGTCTGCTCAATTCCCAGAGGGCAGGCATGGGAGGACAGATGCAAAGCATAATGGTCCAGTACCCACAGATGCCATCATATCAG GTGCCCGTGGGAAACGAGAATCAGCaggtggtgcagcagcagtaCCAGCAGCAGGTGATGGTACCAGTCAGCCAGTCTGTCCAGGGGCCCATGCCTGTCTACTACAGTGTTATCACACCCACACAGCAGAATAGCACAAG CCCGTCAGTCAGTTATCTGCAGCCCCCCAGCAATGAGCAGTATCAAATCACACAGTCACCATCCCCCTGCAACCCtcagcagttgcagcagcaaTATTCAG GAGTTCCCCCTCCTGGGCCTGGGGTGATGGTCATGCAGCTCAGCGTCCCCAATGGGCCACAGCCTTCCCAGAATCCTCCTCTGGTCCAGTGGAACCCATGCAAATACTATAGCATAGAGCAGAGACCCGGCAAGCCAGGAGAGCTCTACAAACCTGACAACACtccacag GCCAGTACCCAGCTGACAAGTCCCCTGGCCTCCCCCACTCAGTCTCCCACCCCATCTCCCTCTGGCAGTGTCAGCAGCGTCTGTCCAGGCCTCGGACCATTACCCCTCATTTCCCAGTTTCCCCGGCCTGGAGGACCAGCCCAAG GTGATGGGCGCTACTCTCTGCTGGGGCAGCCTCTCCAATACAGCCTCTGTCCGCCAGCCCTCCTACATGGCCAGTCCTCCTACAGCTCCCATCAG GGCCAAGGAGTAATGAAACACGGGGCGcgaggaaagaaacaaacactcaaGTCTGCATCAACAGACCTCGGCACCACTGATGTTG TGGTGAGCCGAGTACTGGAGGTAACGGACCTGCCAGAGGGGATCTCACGTCCAGAGGCCGAGAAGCTCTTCAACCAGCTGTCGATGTGCGGTGCCAAGATCCAGTGGCTGAAGGAGCCACCTGGGGGCCGGGGGGGAGCGGTGGGCTGCGGCCCCTGTCCCGGCGCCGGTCTGTCGGGGCCTGGTGCCTGTGTGGGAGCCGGAGGAGTGAAGGGTGACGGCGGCGACCCAGCTCACCTCTACACGGTGGTGGCGGTGTTCCCCAGCACCATGGCCGCCCAGAGTGCTTCCTTCAAACTCAACAACAGCGGAGCCAGCCTCTTTAAACTGAGGGCAGCCAAAAAGAACTATGACCTGCGTGTGCTCGAGAGAGCCAGTTCTCagtga